The Hemibagrus wyckioides isolate EC202008001 linkage group LG15, SWU_Hwy_1.0, whole genome shotgun sequence genome window below encodes:
- the rnf146 gene encoding E3 ubiquitin-protein ligase rnf146, with protein sequence MASCGEVDHSMDALASGKKVGGVRDGSGSPSPSPPPSLPVPECAICLQSCVHPVRLPCGHVFCFLCVKGASWHSKRCALCRQEVPEDFLDRPTLLSPEELKATATGGRSLGGHAWYYEGRNGWWQYDERTSRELEEAYREGKKSAEMLIAGFLYVADLENMVQYRRNEHGRRRRMKRDAVDVPKKGVAGLRLDPEPATGSGSNSLPGSGPVSPAFPVPLPMDSAVSSDGGVTESDVRTERQLRERQRDRVSPGFTDPTVTDLSPGSEAGTSERENSADGADISGAIRSQAAFALPPIRPPIMLGGDRDLHHNPQLIQAFAQLHIGRAAPEEEEEQEVDNDEDNEDDSAAAPDPSGYESESGTSEDEEGEDDEEGMRHRLQRMDGGVRSRSPDGQCTVTEV encoded by the coding sequence ATGGCTAGCTGTGGAGAGGTCGATCACTCCATGGACGCGCTGGCCTCTGGGAAAAAAGTGGGTGGGGTAAGAGACGGCAGTGGAAGcccctccccctctcctcctccttcacttcCTGTGCCTGAGTGTGCTATATGTCTGCAGAGTTGCGTCCACCCCGTTCGCCTCCCCTGCGGCCATGTCTTCTGCTTCCTGTGTGTGAAGGGGGCGTCCTGGCACAGCAAGCGCTGCGCACTCTGCAGACAGGAAGTGCCAGAGGACTTCCTGGACCGCCCCACGTTGCTTTCTCCAGAGGAGCTGAAGGCCACAGCAACAGGGGGGAGGAGCTTAGGTGGCCACGCCTGGTACTATGAAGGACGCAACGGTTGGTGGCAGTATGACGAGCGCACTAGCCGCGAGCTGGAGGAGGCCTACCGCGAGGGGAAGAAGAGCGCCGAGATGCTCATTGCAGGCTTCTTGTACGTGGCTGACCTGGAGAACATGGTGCAGTACAGACGCAACGAGCACGGCCGGCGCCGGAGGATGAAGCGGGATGCTGTGGACGTTCCTAAAAAGGGCGTGGCTGGACTCAGGCTGGATCCAGAACCCGCAACTGGATCCGGATCTAATTCCCTTCCTGGATCTGGGCCAGTTTCTCCGGCATTTCCGGTCCCGCTACCAATGGATTCGGCAGTGAGTTCAGATGGAGGGGTAACGGAGAGCGATGTCcggacagagagacagctgagagagagacagagagacagagtgtctCCAGGATTCACTGATCCTACAGTCACCGATTTGTCACCAGGTTCAGAAGCCGGAACATCAGAGAGGGAGAACTCTGCAGATGGAGCCGACATAAGTGGAGCGATTCGCTCTCAGGCTGCATTTGCCCTGCCCCCAATCCGTCCTCCCATCATGCTTGGAGGCGACCGCGACCTTCATCATAATCCTCAACTCATCCAGGCTTTCGCGCAGCTCCACATCGGCCGAGCCGCAcctgaagaggaggaggagcaggaagtGGACAACGATGAAGATAACGAAGACGATTCAGCTGCTGCACCCGACCCGTCAGGTTACGAATCGGAATCGGGAACGAGCGAAGATGAGGAAGGAGAAGACGATGAGGAAGGCATGAGGCACAGACTGCAGAGGATGGACGGCGGAGTTCGGTCCCGCAGTCCTGACGGCCAGTGCACAGTGACGGAGGTGTAG
- the LOC131365525 gene encoding uncharacterized protein LOC131365525 yields the protein MMAALDLHCSVDPGVRVWSGECVDSLDSFDSEMQLWEEQLQEVQRKIEELYKVVEARRGATEINPNSNTQLDITLLPVSNTSGYPNSGFYGGNVNNIPVQHKTFKHLSNHTSDPCSYGVYQNSGFAGPQSYTVKGQDVMLDILDGYLGMDSGSFSQSREKPHGAPNTSSIQSVYTDQWPVSSRTGCVSLGEFEEVQNRKNKVSVWDEPQARHVSWKDQVTSPQRSVSKPPKQRDSPHVPARPVHYSDSQKCPLVDRSCSSPSVLRKFCAMLQENEGKTLIEDGIVTTLVPKLVPRSPKLGGSRGSKHVTVKDTEAPATLQNWEHRGAKGGVKTSHWGTDNLQTDFKMAERILGNCSTPSPRNTPSPHQLSYDSSPTTPRRSFSRPARPANQRPPSRWASNGPTTTITTPIIPRSRSLSPACKTKQRFNNYSLYTETVIM from the exons atgaTGGCTGCCCTGGACCTGCACTGTAGTGTTGATCCTGGAGTGCGTGTGTGGAGCGGAGAGTGTGTGGACTCGCTCGACTCCTTCGACTCAGAGATGCAGCTGTGGGAGGAGCAACTACAGGAAGTGCAGAGGAAAATAGAAGAG ttgtataAGGTGGTGGAAGCACGCAGGGGAGCCACTGAGATCAATCCAAACTCCAACACTCAGCTGGACATCACCTTACTTCCTGTCAGCAACACCAGCGGTTACCCTAACAGTGGTTTCTATGGTGGAAATGTAAACAACATCCCAGTGCAACACAAGACTTTTAAACACCTAAGTAACCACACCAGTGACCCGTGCAGCTATGGTGTTTATCAGAACAGTGGCTTTGCAGGTCCTCAGAGTTACACAGTTAAGGGTCAGGACGTTATGTTAGACATTCTGGACGGATACCTCGGGATGGACAGCGGGAGTTTCAGCCAAAGCCGAGAGAAACCACATGGAGCTCCAAATACG AGCTCCATCCAGAGTGTTTACACTGATCAGTGGCCAGTgagcagcag GACTGGCTGTGTATCACTGGGTGAATTTGAGGAAGTGCAGAACAGGAAGAATAAAGTCTCAGTTTGGGATGAACCACAAGCCCGACATGTCAGCTGGAAAGACCAGGTCACCTCCCCACAGAGATCAGTCAGTAAACCGCCAAAGCAGAGAGACAGTCCCCATGTCCCTGCCCGCCCTGTGCACTACTCCGACTCACAGAAGTGCCCCCTAGTGGACCGGAGTTGTAGCAGCCCTTCTGTTCTCCGGAAATTCTGTGCCATGTTGCAGGAAAATGAAGGGAAAACGCTGATTGAGGATGGAATTGTAACCACATTGGTGCCCAAATTGGTGCCCAGGTCCCCGAAGCTCGGTGGAAGCCGAGGATCCAAGCATGTGACCGTCAAGGACACTGAGGCGCCTGCAACACTTCAGAACTGGGAACACAGAGGTGCAAAAGGAGGTGTGAAGACCTCACATTGGGGGACAGACAATCTACAGACTGACTTCAAGATGGCAGAGAGGATTCTGGGTAACTGCTCTACACCATCACCAAGGAACACACCATCGCCACACCAG TTGAGCTACGACTCATCCCCCACTACACCTCGGCGGAGTTTCTCTCGTCCGGCTCGTCCAGCCAATCAGCGGCCTCCCTCCAGGTGGGCAAGCAACGGCCCGACAACTACAATAACCACGCCCATTATTCCTAGATCTCGCTCACTCAGTCCTGCCTGTAAAACCAAGCAGCGCTTCAATAACTACAGTTTGTACACAGAAACCGTGATCATGTGA